In Emcibacter nanhaiensis, the sequence GGCCTGAGCGACGGCCTTGACCTGCGCCTTGCGCTCAGCAACCTGGAAGCGGCCCGGGCTTCGCTCAGCGACCGCCGCGACCAGCTTGATGCCGCCCGGCGGGCGCTGGAAGTGCTGGCCGGACGCTATCCGGCAGGCTCAGTTATGGCCGACGGCGCCATTCCGGATGAATTGCCGGAGGTACCAGCCGGTCTGCCGGCGGAGCTTCTGGAGCGCCGGCCCGACCTGCAGGCGGCCAAACAGCGCCTGTATGCCGCCGGCTACCGCTCCCAACAGGCGGACAAGGCGCTGCTGCCGTCCTTCTCGCTTACTGGATCAGCCGGTAATACCTCCGACAACTTCAGCGATTTGCTGAAATTCGACAATATTTTCTGGAACCTGATCGGCGGTATAACCCAGCCGATCTTCCAGGGCGGCCGCCTGCATTACAACGCCAAAGCCCAGGAGGCCCGGTTCGAGGCCCAGAAGGAACAGTTTGCCCAGACCCTGCTGCAGGCATTCCGGGAAGTGGAAGATGGTTTGTCTTCCGACCGCTCCCTGCATGAGCAGGTCCTGCATACGGCCAAGGCGGCCGAAGCGGCGGTCTCCGCCGAGGAAGTGGCCATCGACCAATATTCCCGCGGACTGATCAATGTGACCACGCTGCTGGATTCCCAGCGTCAGGCGCTGGCCCAGCAGAGCCAGCTCCTGCTGGTGAAAAGATTACGCATCAATAACAGAATAAGACTCCACCTGGCACTGGGCGGGGACTTCACAACGACAACTATGGAAGATCATCAGGCAACCAACAGCTACCAGCAAACCGCTTACGAGATCGAAGGGGATAAAAAATGAGTATCAAGCAAAAGACGGTGTCTTTCCTGAAACGGGTTTGGTTGCCTGTTCTGGTTCTTGCCTTGGGCGTTGTTGCCAGCGTCGGCCTGGTCAAGGCCAAGCCGGAACCGGAGAAAAAGGAGCATGTGGTCGAAGCCCGCAAAGTGCGCGTCGTGACCGCCCATGCGGACGCCACCCGCCTGAGTGTGGAAACCCAGGGAACGGTCCAGCCCAAGCAGATGATCGACCTGACCCCGCGGGTGTCCGGCAATATCGTCTATGTGTCCGACAAGTTTGTTGCCGGTGGCACCTTTAAAAAAGGCGAAACCATCCTGCGGATTGACGCCCGTGACTATGAGGCGGCGGTAACTTCCGCCGAGGCCCGGGTGGCGGAAGCCCGTCAGCGCCTGGCGCAGGAGCAGCAGGAAGCAGCCCTTGCCAAGGAAGAATGGGAACTCCTGGGCCAGGGCGAGGCCAGCGACCTGGTGTTGCGCAAGCCGCAGCTTGCCGATGCCGAAGCCAAGCTGAAAGCAGCCGAGGCCGCGCTCTATACAGCCCGCCTGGACCTGGAACGCACTGACATTACTGCGCCGTTTAACGGCATTTTGACGGAAAAATTTGTCGATCTGGGCCAGTATATGAGCCCAGGCAGCAAAATGGGGATGTATTATTCCACCGACGTGCTGGAAGTGCGCCTGCCGCTCACCAACCGGGACCTCGGCAAGTTCGACCTGGTCAAGCTGCAGAACAACAAGGCCGACCTGAAAGTGACCCTGACCGGTACCTTTGCCAACAAAAATTATACCTGGAAGGGACGGATTGCCCGCTCTGAAGGGGTGATCGACACCAAGAGCCGGATCCTCTATGTGGTGGCGGAGCTGAAGGGCGATGAGCTCTATTCCGTTGAAAACGGCCTGCGGATGACCATTGGCCAGTTTGTCTCCGCCGAGATCGAGGGCCGGGCCTACGCCAATGTCTACCAGCTGCCGCGCCAGGCCTTGCGCCAGGGTGACAGTGTCCTGGTGGTGGATGCGGACAATAAGCTGCGCACCCGCAAGGTCGAGGTGCTGGAAAGTACCCGTGAGCATATCGTAGTCGCGAACGGCATCAAGGAAGGGGACAAGGTTTGTATTTCCCAGCTTGGCATTGCCGTGGACGGGACACTTGTGGAAGCCGTGCCTGCAGATGCCGGCTCCCTGTTGTCAGCCGTCGATAGCGCAGGAGGCAAGTCATGAAAAGCATCGTCAAATGGTTTGTCAACAACCCGGTTGCCACCAACCTGATCATGATCGTGATCCTGATCGGCGGCATCATGGGCTATCAGAGCGTGGGCAAGATTGCTTTTCCGACCTTTCCCCTTAACGAGATCCGGGTCAGTGTGAACTATCTTGGCGCCGGTCCCCGCGAGGTGGAGGAAAGGGTGCTTGTCCGTGTCGAGGAAGCGGTCTTTGACCTGCAGGGCATCAAACGGCTCTATAGCCGCGCTCGTGAAGGCAACGGCATGGTCCGTATCGAGGTCGAGGATGGCTATGATCCCGACAAGATGCTCAATGAGGTCAAGGCGCGGGTGGACGCGATCAATACCCTTCCGGCTTTGTCAGAACGTCCCATTGTGGAGCGCGACTACGCCCAGAGCGACGTGATCAACCTTGTGGTTTACGGCGACATTGGCGAAAAGGAGCTGAAGGAACTCGGCCGCGATATTCGTGACAAGATCGCTACCATCCCCGGAGCAGCCAAAACGCAACTGGACGCCGTACGCGACTATGAAATTTCCATCGAAGTGTCCGAACTGGACCTGCAGAAATACGGCCTGACCTTTGACGATGTCTCCAATGCCATCGCCCGGTCTTCCGTCAATATGCCGGCCGGCAAGGTGGACAATGAATCCGGCCAGATCCAGATCATGACCCGCGGTCAGGCTTACGTTCAGGAAGACTTTGAAAATATCGTGGTCCTGCGCAATGAAGACGGCACAAGGGTACTGCTGAAAGATGTCGCCAGGGTTGTCGACGGTTTCACCGACGACCAGTTCCGGATCGGCTTTAACGGCAAGCCGGGCGTACTTCTGTTTGTGCGCACCGAAGGCACCCCTGACGTGGTGCAATTAAGCAAGCAGATCAATAAAATGATCGAGGAAGAAATCCGCCCGACCCTGCCTGAGGGCGTGCAAATGGACAACTGGTTCGACACTTCCGACTTTTTCAACAGCCGGCTCAGCATGCTGTTGTGGAACGGTATTTCGGGCCTGATCCTGGTGTTTGTCTGCCTGATGATTTTCCTGAATGTGGAATTGTCCTTCTGGGTGACCGCGGGGATCGCCATATCCTTCCTCGGCTGCCTGATGCTGTTGCCGTCGACGGGGGTCAGCCTGACCATGATTTCCCTGTTCGCCTTTATCCTGATCCTGGGGATTGTGGTGGATGACGCCATTATCATCGGTGAAAGCATTCACCGGGAAAACCAGCATGGGGTGATTGGCGGCGAGGGAGCAATCGTCGGCACCGAGAAAGTGGCCAAGCCGGTGATCTTTTCGGCGCTGACCACCATGATCGCCTTCCTGCCGCTGGCGTTCCTGCCCGGCAACTCGGGCAAGGTCACCTATGTGATCCCGGTGGTGGTGATCCTGTGCCTCTGCTTTTCCCTGCTGGAATCCCTCCTGATTCTGCCGACCCATCTGCGTCACGGCGGAGAGAAGGGCACCGGTTTCCTGTCCAAAGTCGCCAACTTGTCGCTGATCCGCAATGTCCTGGATAACATGTCCAAGCTGTTCACCCGCATCCAGGATAAGGCGTCGCAGTTCCTGAACTGGTTCGTCTATTCCTGGTACCGGCCGTTTCTGGACAAGGTATTGCATCGCGCCGGGCTGTCGCTGTGCATTATCCTGGCCGGCAGCATGATCGTCTTTTCCCTGAACATCGCCGGCTGGGTGAAAAACACCTTCATGCCGGACGTGCCCATGGACTTTGTCCAGGCCCGGATCGACTTTCCGGCCGGATCGCCTTATGACACCATCGATCAGGCGACCCATATCCTGGAGGATGCTGCCCTGAAGCTGAAAGATGAACTGGCACAGGAGTATCCGGACCAGAAAGTTATCAAAGATGTGCTGACCTGGACCAGCAACCGCAGCGGCTCCGCCCGCGCCTTCCTGATCCTGGTGCCGGCTGAAGAGCGGGATGTCAACGTGGTGCAGATCACCGAGCGCTGGCGCGACATGACGCCGGTCATTCCCGATGCCAAGAATGTCAACTTCGACTTTTCCGGCCAGGGCAGCAGCGGTCCCACGATCGATCTGTTGATCAAGTCCCGCAATCCGGAGCAGATTGAGCAGGCGGCGCTGGCGCTGAAGGATGTCTATCGCGGCTACAACGGCCTCTATAATGTCACTGACTCCGGCGATACGGCCCGTATGGAAGCGGTGCTGAACCTGAAGCCCAGTGCTGAAAACCTCGGCCTGTCCCTGGCGGATATTGCCCGCCAGGTGCGCCAGGCCTTTTACGGGGATGAAGTGCAGCGTATCCCGCGCGGCCCGGACGATGTGAAGGTGATGGTCCGCCTGCCCAAGGAAGACCGTACCTCCTTTGACACCATGAACGACCTGTATGTGCGGACCCCGGGGGGCGAAGAAGTGCCCTTTGGCGCCGCCGCGGACATCAGCTACCGCCAGGCCTATACCACCATCGAACGCACCGACCGCATGCGGACCCTGGAGGTGATGGCCAACGTGGACCCCGATGTGGCCAATGCCAGCGAAATCCTGAAGGATATCGAGGAAAAATATTTCCCCGAGTGGAAGAAGAAATTCCCCGACGTGGAATTCAGCCTCGAAGGCGACCAGCGGGAAGAGCAGGAATTCATGCAGTCCCTGGCGTCCGGGTTCGGCATCGCCCTGCTCGCCATCTACTTCCTGATGGCGGTGGCCTTCAAATCCTATATCCAGCCGTTCCTGATCTTTACCGCGATCCCGTTCGGCTATATGGGCGCGATCCTCGGCCACCTGGCGCTCGGCATGGATCTCAGCATCTATTCGATCCTGGGCATCGTGGCGGCCGCCGGCGTGGTGATCAACGACAACCTGGTGCTGCTGGACTATATCCACAAGCTCAGGGACCGGGGCCATGACGCGCTCAGGGCGATCGAGATTGCGGCGGAAGAACGTTTCCGTCCCATCTTCCTGACCTCGCTGACCACCTTCATCGGCCTGGTGCCGATGATGATGGAAACCAGCGTGCAGGCCAAGTTCCTGGTGCCGACCGTGGTCTCCCTCGCTTTCGGGGTGGCCCTGTCCTCCATCGCGACCCTGTTCCTGGTGCCGATCCTCTACCTGATGGTGGCCCGGACACGCGAGAAGCTGAGCTTCCTGCTCGGCCACAAGGAACCGTCCGTGATTGTCGGAGAGTGAAGAGAGTAGAATAAAAGCCTAGCCCACTATAACAAGCAAGCCACACAACCTGTGCCGGGAGAGTACTCTCTCCCGGCCTTTTTTATCATTCGACAATCAGTTTCAGGCGCTCGCCGACCCGGAGTGTGCTGTTTTTCTGCAAGCCGTTCAGGGTCAGGAATCGCTCCAGCTGATAGTCGTCAAAGGCCATATGCCGGGACAGGCTCTGGGCGGTGTCGCCCTTTTGCACGGTAATCACCTTGATGCGCTTGGCCTTCACTTTGTCGGCTTCGGAAGCACTGAGCTTGCGGAAGCTGTAGGCCATGGTCTTGAGGCCTGGTTCCAGCGCGGCGACATTATTCTGCGGCATGATCATCAGGAAGTGATAGGCCTGGGTGGCGGAATAGCGGATTGCCACCATGCGCACCAGCACCGGCTGGTTGCTGAGGGTGCCGGTGGTGGTGGCGGTCAGTCCGGCCATGCCGTTGATGGTCATGTCCTGCCAGTTTTCCAGTGCGCCATTGTCGCTGATGCTTTTCCAGGCTTCATTCATATATTGCTGCAGGCTTTTGCCCTCGGCGCTGCCGCCGGCGAAGATAACGGCCGCGCCTTCTGCGGCGCCGCTGCCCTGGGCGACGACGGCGGTGGAGCTGTTGCTCATTTTATAATTTTCCGGCACCTCGAAGGTGAACAGCATCTTGGGATGCCAGAAGATGCGGCCGCGGATCAGGCCCTGGTCCGGATTGTCGCCGTAAATCATGCCGTCGATGACGCTGAGATAGCGGTCGTGTCCCGAATCGCGGCTGCCCTGGGCGATGCCGGTATCCCTGGCCAGTTGATAGGCGCGGCTGGCCCGGTCCTCGGTATTGGGGTGGGTCGAGAAAAATTCCGGCGTGCGTTCCGACCCGCTGCGGTTGGCGATCAGGTCGGCGAGGTCGCTTTCGGCCTTCAGGCTGTCCAGCATGTGGCCGGCGCCGTAAGGATCGATGCCGGCCCGGCTGGTGTAGCGCACGCCGAGGCTGTCGGCCTGGTATTCCTGGTCGCGGCTGTAGCTCAACAGGTACAGCTGGGAGCCGTAGTTGACCAGGTTCGCCACTTCCTCGCTGCCGGCCAGGACGCCGACCCCGGCGCCAAGAATATTGGCGAAGACCGACTGGTTGTAGCGTTTGGCGGTATGGCGGGCGGTGACATGGCCGATTTCATGACCCAGCACGCTGGCCATTTCCGCCTCGGAATTGAACAAGGCGAGAATGCCGCGGGTCACATAGATATAGCCGCCGGGCAGGGCGAAGGCGTTGACGATCGGGCTGTCCAGCACGGTAAAGGTGAAGCCCAGTTCCGGCAGCTCGGACACCGCCGCCAGCCGGCCGCCGACCGTGGCCACATAGCCGCCGATATTCGGGTCGTCATAAACGCCGCCATGCTCCTTGATCACCGAGGGGTGGGCCTCGGCGCCCAGCGAAGCTTCCTGGCTCGGACTCATGAAGGGGGTGAATTCCCGCTGGCCGGTGGCCGGATTAAGGGTGGTACACCCCGCCAGAGAGACGATCATCAGACCGCCCACAAGCCATTTGCTGACAATTCCGGTGATTTTGTTCAATGCCATGTTCTGTTACTCCCCTCATCGGCTGCTGATCAGTCCGGCGCCGACCCGACAATCTGGACCTGTTCCGGATGGGTCAGCTGGATCATGGGGCCATTATAATATTTAAGCCAGCCCCTGACATGAATTTTTTTACCGGGCAAATGGGACAGTTTGATGTCCGAGTCCAGGAACAGCCGCCGGGCCTTGCCCTCGACCACCAGGGTGAAGTCGGTGCGCCAGTCATCGCCGAA encodes:
- a CDS encoding efflux transporter outer membrane subunit; this encodes MNRISLLVCAVSATALTACTSIPVADRDLPGPETANAWQASSDNDGMVRDGWLDELNMPQLSQFVTQVLDNNPDYRSTALLMEAASYDRGVAAADLYPSLSGSFGAQRQHTSNPSVTENALSLGLDASWELDVWGRLSAQEKAAASDYAVARYDLEGARLSLAAQVAQSWFQALEAEQQYALARRTVESYERSERIIRNRFNRGLSDGLDLRLALSNLEAARASLSDRRDQLDAARRALEVLAGRYPAGSVMADGAIPDELPEVPAGLPAELLERRPDLQAAKQRLYAAGYRSQQADKALLPSFSLTGSAGNTSDNFSDLLKFDNIFWNLIGGITQPIFQGGRLHYNAKAQEARFEAQKEQFAQTLLQAFREVEDGLSSDRSLHEQVLHTAKAAEAAVSAEEVAIDQYSRGLINVTTLLDSQRQALAQQSQLLLVKRLRINNRIRLHLALGGDFTTTTMEDHQATNSYQQTAYEIEGDKK
- a CDS encoding efflux RND transporter periplasmic adaptor subunit; this translates as MSIKQKTVSFLKRVWLPVLVLALGVVASVGLVKAKPEPEKKEHVVEARKVRVVTAHADATRLSVETQGTVQPKQMIDLTPRVSGNIVYVSDKFVAGGTFKKGETILRIDARDYEAAVTSAEARVAEARQRLAQEQQEAALAKEEWELLGQGEASDLVLRKPQLADAEAKLKAAEAALYTARLDLERTDITAPFNGILTEKFVDLGQYMSPGSKMGMYYSTDVLEVRLPLTNRDLGKFDLVKLQNNKADLKVTLTGTFANKNYTWKGRIARSEGVIDTKSRILYVVAELKGDELYSVENGLRMTIGQFVSAEIEGRAYANVYQLPRQALRQGDSVLVVDADNKLRTRKVEVLESTREHIVVANGIKEGDKVCISQLGIAVDGTLVEAVPADAGSLLSAVDSAGGKS
- a CDS encoding efflux RND transporter permease subunit yields the protein MKSIVKWFVNNPVATNLIMIVILIGGIMGYQSVGKIAFPTFPLNEIRVSVNYLGAGPREVEERVLVRVEEAVFDLQGIKRLYSRAREGNGMVRIEVEDGYDPDKMLNEVKARVDAINTLPALSERPIVERDYAQSDVINLVVYGDIGEKELKELGRDIRDKIATIPGAAKTQLDAVRDYEISIEVSELDLQKYGLTFDDVSNAIARSSVNMPAGKVDNESGQIQIMTRGQAYVQEDFENIVVLRNEDGTRVLLKDVARVVDGFTDDQFRIGFNGKPGVLLFVRTEGTPDVVQLSKQINKMIEEEIRPTLPEGVQMDNWFDTSDFFNSRLSMLLWNGISGLILVFVCLMIFLNVELSFWVTAGIAISFLGCLMLLPSTGVSLTMISLFAFILILGIVVDDAIIIGESIHRENQHGVIGGEGAIVGTEKVAKPVIFSALTTMIAFLPLAFLPGNSGKVTYVIPVVVILCLCFSLLESLLILPTHLRHGGEKGTGFLSKVANLSLIRNVLDNMSKLFTRIQDKASQFLNWFVYSWYRPFLDKVLHRAGLSLCIILAGSMIVFSLNIAGWVKNTFMPDVPMDFVQARIDFPAGSPYDTIDQATHILEDAALKLKDELAQEYPDQKVIKDVLTWTSNRSGSARAFLILVPAEERDVNVVQITERWRDMTPVIPDAKNVNFDFSGQGSSGPTIDLLIKSRNPEQIEQAALALKDVYRGYNGLYNVTDSGDTARMEAVLNLKPSAENLGLSLADIARQVRQAFYGDEVQRIPRGPDDVKVMVRLPKEDRTSFDTMNDLYVRTPGGEEVPFGAAADISYRQAYTTIERTDRMRTLEVMANVDPDVANASEILKDIEEKYFPEWKKKFPDVEFSLEGDQREEQEFMQSLASGFGIALLAIYFLMAVAFKSYIQPFLIFTAIPFGYMGAILGHLALGMDLSIYSILGIVAAAGVVINDNLVLLDYIHKLRDRGHDALRAIEIAAEERFRPIFLTSLTTFIGLVPMMMETSVQAKFLVPTVVSLAFGVALSSIATLFLVPILYLMVARTREKLSFLLGHKEPSVIVGE
- a CDS encoding M48 family metalloprotease, whose translation is MALNKITGIVSKWLVGGLMIVSLAGCTTLNPATGQREFTPFMSPSQEASLGAEAHPSVIKEHGGVYDDPNIGGYVATVGGRLAAVSELPELGFTFTVLDSPIVNAFALPGGYIYVTRGILALFNSEAEMASVLGHEIGHVTARHTAKRYNQSVFANILGAGVGVLAGSEEVANLVNYGSQLYLLSYSRDQEYQADSLGVRYTSRAGIDPYGAGHMLDSLKAESDLADLIANRSGSERTPEFFSTHPNTEDRASRAYQLARDTGIAQGSRDSGHDRYLSVIDGMIYGDNPDQGLIRGRIFWHPKMLFTFEVPENYKMSNSSTAVVAQGSGAAEGAAVIFAGGSAEGKSLQQYMNEAWKSISDNGALENWQDMTINGMAGLTATTTGTLSNQPVLVRMVAIRYSATQAYHFLMIMPQNNVAALEPGLKTMAYSFRKLSASEADKVKAKRIKVITVQKGDTAQSLSRHMAFDDYQLERFLTLNGLQKNSTLRVGERLKLIVE